One window of Bacillus alkalicellulosilyticus genomic DNA carries:
- a CDS encoding FixH family protein codes for MKKLSLFMVVPLLFSTGCQQEEQVAVCQDPLIPIEVDFQITPENIEPASEVLFEAVVTHDNLPIENAQQVDFEIWEHNNSDYHHNVEATEIGEGRYTIPWTFDSEGVYYAYYHVTACEMHRMEKEMLIVGQPDVDSILEHPDQVQGIMNHEHDEHEEHHEEQEDEHHH; via the coding sequence TTGAAAAAACTTAGTCTTTTTATGGTAGTTCCGTTATTATTCTCAACAGGATGTCAGCAAGAAGAGCAGGTTGCTGTTTGTCAGGACCCTCTTATTCCGATTGAAGTAGATTTTCAAATCACTCCTGAAAACATAGAACCAGCAAGTGAAGTTCTTTTTGAAGCTGTGGTCACTCATGATAATCTTCCTATTGAAAATGCCCAGCAGGTTGACTTTGAAATTTGGGAACATAATAACTCAGACTACCATCATAATGTGGAAGCAACCGAAATAGGGGAAGGAAGATATACGATACCATGGACCTTTGATTCAGAGGGTGTATATTATGCATATTATCATGTGACTGCATGCGAAATGCATCGTATGGAAAAAGAGATGCTAATCGTAGGACAACCTGATGTAGATTCGATACTAGAACATCCAGATCAAGTCCAAGGAATTATGAATCATGAACACGATGAACACGAGGAACACCATGAAGAACAAGAAGATGAGCATCATCATTAA
- a CDS encoding SCO family protein: MNIKISILFILLLFITSGCGWLYTSHESGADLSKADLYVEPFAFTTQDEEETSTEQLQGQVWIANMIFTRCPSVCTIMTPNMKNLQDALIEQDINARLISFTVDPSFDIPDRLKSYGENVGADFSKWTFATGYTDEDITSFAADSFLTLVQDIKDSNDMIHGTSFYLIDKDGKIVRKFDGLDPDIAPIVKQAKKLVK, from the coding sequence ATGAATATAAAAATCAGCATTCTATTTATACTACTTTTATTCATTACTTCGGGTTGTGGGTGGCTGTATACAAGTCATGAAAGTGGAGCAGATTTATCAAAGGCAGACCTTTATGTAGAACCGTTCGCTTTTACCACTCAAGATGAAGAAGAAACTAGTACAGAGCAGTTACAAGGGCAGGTATGGATTGCGAATATGATTTTTACGAGATGCCCAAGTGTTTGTACGATTATGACGCCTAATATGAAAAATCTACAAGATGCATTGATAGAACAAGATATAAATGCTCGACTCATTTCTTTTACTGTAGACCCAAGTTTTGATATTCCTGATAGACTGAAGAGTTATGGAGAAAATGTTGGTGCCGACTTTTCAAAATGGACATTTGCTACAGGATATACTGATGAGGATATTACTAGCTTTGCAGCAGATTCTTTTTTAACACTTGTCCAGGATATTAAAGATAGCAATGATATGATTCACGGAACAAGTTTTTATTTGATTGATAAGGATGGAAAGATTGTCCGAAAATTCGACGGACTTGATCCCGATATCGCACCAATCGTAAAACAAGCAAAAAAATTAGTGAAATAA